A DNA window from Kitasatospora atroaurantiaca contains the following coding sequences:
- a CDS encoding TIGR01777 family oxidoreductase yields MRIVIPGGTGQVGTILNRALTAAGHEVVVLTRRPVREREVHWDGETLGPWAETIDNSDVVINLAGRSVSCRYTTANLRAMMDSRVHSTQVVGKAIATAARPPRVWLQMSTATIYAHSFDVPNDEATGVLGGTEPEIPGYWAYSIEIAKAWEQAQERAETPYTRKVALRSAMVMSPDRGGAFDVLLRLARFGLGGPVAGGRQYVSWIHDRDFVRAVEFLADRDDITGAVNLSAPAALPQRAFMRTLRAAWGIPVGLAATKWMAELGAFALRSDTELLLKSRRVTPGRLLEAGFTFDYSEWPEAADDLVRRVRGNRSETE; encoded by the coding sequence ATGAGGATTGTCATACCCGGGGGAACCGGGCAGGTGGGCACGATCCTGAACCGCGCGCTGACGGCCGCAGGCCACGAGGTCGTGGTCCTGACCAGACGGCCGGTGCGCGAGCGCGAAGTCCACTGGGACGGCGAGACCCTGGGCCCCTGGGCCGAGACGATCGACAACAGCGACGTCGTGATCAACCTGGCCGGTCGCAGCGTCAGCTGCCGCTACACCACAGCCAACCTGCGGGCCATGATGGACTCGCGTGTGCACTCGACCCAGGTCGTGGGCAAGGCGATCGCAACCGCCGCCCGGCCTCCCCGGGTCTGGCTGCAGATGAGCACCGCCACCATCTATGCCCACAGCTTCGACGTACCCAACGACGAGGCGACCGGCGTGCTCGGCGGCACCGAGCCAGAGATCCCGGGTTACTGGGCGTACAGCATCGAGATCGCCAAAGCCTGGGAGCAGGCGCAGGAGCGGGCTGAAACCCCGTACACCCGCAAGGTCGCCCTGCGCTCCGCCATGGTGATGAGCCCGGATCGCGGCGGCGCCTTCGACGTCCTGCTGCGGCTGGCGCGGTTCGGCCTCGGCGGCCCGGTCGCGGGGGGCCGGCAGTACGTGTCCTGGATCCACGACCGCGACTTCGTCCGCGCGGTGGAGTTCCTGGCCGACCGGGACGACATCACCGGGGCGGTGAACCTCTCCGCCCCTGCCGCTCTGCCGCAGCGAGCGTTCATGCGTACCCTGCGCGCCGCCTGGGGCATCCCGGTGGGTCTGGCCGCGACGAAGTGGATGGCCGAGCTCGGCGCGTTCGCACTGCGCTCGGACACCGAACTCCTGCTCAAGAGCCGCCGCGTCACCCCTGGCCGCCTACTCGAAGCGGGCTTCACCTTCGACTACTCCGAGTGGCCGGAAGCCGCCGACGACCTCGTGCGACGCGTACGCGGCAACAGGAGTGAGACCGAGTGA
- a CDS encoding alpha/beta hydrolase encodes MSVRRAPSESGRIPTPKAVPPFDPELSVVLAALGKESREPVTPDSLEARQERDAATRPRPTAEDLRADGRFEVAEFCVPGPPDGPDVTLVSARPSGLVGPLPLLYYMHGGAMVMGNAWSVLPRILREWALPLELAVISVEYRLAPRTQYPGPLEDCYAGLVWAAGHATELDIDADRIIIGGKSAGGGLAAALALLARDRGGPGPLGQLLLCPMLDDRGNTFSSHQMTGLGVWDLTSNATAWKAVLGDRYGAADLPPYAAPSRATDLSGLPPAYIDVGSAEMFRDEDVAYANAIWQAGGQAELHVWPGAYHGFDGLAPQAALSQDARNARTRWLQRLLAQSGTRNRPAG; translated from the coding sequence ATGAGTGTCCGCCGCGCGCCGTCCGAGTCCGGTCGTATCCCGACACCGAAGGCAGTGCCCCCCTTCGACCCCGAACTGAGCGTCGTGCTGGCGGCCTTGGGCAAGGAGTCAAGGGAGCCGGTCACCCCGGACAGTCTTGAGGCCCGGCAAGAGCGGGATGCCGCGACCCGGCCCAGGCCAACGGCCGAGGACCTTCGCGCCGATGGCCGTTTCGAGGTGGCGGAGTTCTGTGTACCGGGACCGCCGGACGGACCGGACGTCACGCTCGTGAGCGCGCGGCCGTCCGGGCTCGTCGGGCCGCTGCCTCTGCTGTACTACATGCACGGAGGCGCCATGGTCATGGGCAACGCGTGGTCCGTGCTTCCGCGGATTCTTCGCGAGTGGGCCCTCCCGCTGGAGCTGGCTGTCATCTCGGTCGAGTACCGGTTGGCGCCGCGGACGCAGTACCCGGGACCGCTGGAGGACTGCTACGCCGGACTCGTCTGGGCGGCCGGGCACGCGACCGAACTGGACATCGACGCGGACCGCATCATCATCGGAGGGAAGAGTGCCGGCGGCGGGCTCGCCGCGGCCCTCGCCCTGCTGGCCCGTGACCGCGGCGGTCCCGGGCCACTGGGGCAACTTCTGCTGTGCCCGATGCTCGACGACCGCGGCAACACCTTCTCCAGTCATCAGATGACGGGCCTCGGCGTGTGGGACCTCACCTCCAACGCGACCGCGTGGAAGGCAGTGCTGGGTGACCGCTACGGTGCTGCGGACCTGCCGCCCTACGCGGCCCCCTCCCGCGCCACGGACCTCTCCGGCCTCCCCCCGGCCTACATCGACGTCGGGTCGGCCGAGATGTTCCGGGACGAGGACGTGGCTTACGCGAACGCGATCTGGCAGGCCGGCGGCCAGGCTGAACTGCATGTATGGCCCGGTGCCTACCACGGCTTCGACGGCTTGGCACCGCAGGCGGCCCTCAGCCAGGACGCACGCAACGCCCGTACCCGCTGGCTCCAGCGGCTCCTCGCGCAGTCCGGCACGAGGAACCGACCTGCCGGATGA
- a CDS encoding YbhB/YbcL family Raf kinase inhibitor-like protein → MTRPPLPHDFQRPVPAFAATSDSVTEGGMLRPLHTLEGGNLSPQLSWSGFPTETKSFAVTCFDPDAPTGSGWWHWVLFDLPAEVTGLPAGAGSGTFPGLPPGAIHGRNDYGTKDFGGAAPPPGHGLHRYVFTVHALSVEKLGLNDDASAAAIGGTLGFFALGRATICALYENQ, encoded by the coding sequence ATGACCAGGCCACCTCTGCCGCACGACTTCCAGCGCCCTGTCCCGGCATTCGCCGCCACCAGCGACTCTGTGACAGAAGGCGGCATGCTCCGCCCGCTCCACACTCTTGAAGGCGGCAACCTCTCCCCGCAGCTGAGTTGGTCGGGCTTTCCCACCGAGACCAAGAGCTTCGCGGTGACCTGCTTCGACCCTGACGCTCCAACAGGGAGCGGTTGGTGGCACTGGGTGCTCTTCGATCTCCCGGCTGAGGTCACCGGGCTTCCGGCGGGCGCCGGGAGCGGCACCTTCCCGGGCTTGCCTCCCGGCGCGATCCACGGCCGCAACGACTACGGGACCAAGGACTTCGGGGGCGCCGCCCCGCCGCCCGGCCACGGCCTGCACCGTTATGTCTTCACCGTGCACGCCCTCAGCGTCGAGAAGCTGGGCCTGAACGACGACGCCTCGGCTGCCGCGATCGGCGGCACACTGGGTTTCTTCGCGCTCGGCCGGGCAACCATCTGCGCACTGTACGAGAACCAGTAG